In Pseudomonas sp. PDNC002, the DNA window GGGCTACGGCCAGAACCGCGAGAGAAGCCCGGAAGAACGCACGCATGATCATCGCCTCGAGATTGTTGTAGTTGTGGGGCGAGCATGGCGCGGGCTTTACTTTGCAAAAATACAAAGTTAATTACTTTGGCATTTCTTCCTGACAATGTTTGGAGCCCGCCATGCTCAGCCAATTGCGCGACCTCGACCTGCAGTTGCTGCGCCTGTTCGTGACCGTGGTGGAGTGCGGCGGCTTCAGCGCGGCGCAAGGCGAGCTGGGGCTGAGCCAGCCGAGCATCAGCATCCAGATGGCCAAGCTGGAGACGCGCCTGGGCTATCGCCTGTGCGAACGCGGCAAGGGCGGCTTCCGCCTGACACCCAAGGGCGAGCACCTGCTGCAATCGACGCGGCGCCTGTTCGTCGCCATCGAGGGCTTCCGCGACGAGGCGCGCGGCGTAGCGGACAAGCTGCTGGGCGAGGTGCGCATCGGCCTGTCCGAGGGCCTGGATGTGGAGGTGCTGGCGCAGTTGTCCGGGGCGATCCGCCGCTTCCGCCAGCGCAACGAAGCGGTCAGCCTGGAACTGGTGACAGCCACGCCCGCCGAGCTGGAACGCCTGTTGCTGCAGGACCGGTTGCACCTGGCGGTCGGCTACTTCGCCGGCACCCAGGCGGCGCTGGAGCACCACACCCTATTCGTCGAACCCCAGGGCCTTTATTGCGGTGCGGGCCATCCTGCGTTCACGGAAACGAAACCGACCCGCGATTCCCTGGCCGACGCCGACCAGGTGCTGCACCCCTACCGTTTCATCGCCGCCGACGAGCCGTTGCAGACGAGCCGCAGCAGCGCGCGCTGCGAACAAGTCGATGGCAGCCTGGCCTTCATCCTTTCCGGCGCGCACATCGGCTATCTGCCCAAGCACGTCGCCCAGCCCT includes these proteins:
- a CDS encoding LysR family transcriptional regulator — translated: MLSQLRDLDLQLLRLFVTVVECGGFSAAQGELGLSQPSISIQMAKLETRLGYRLCERGKGGFRLTPKGEHLLQSTRRLFVAIEGFRDEARGVADKLLGEVRIGLSEGLDVEVLAQLSGAIRRFRQRNEAVSLELVTATPAELERLLLQDRLHLAVGYFAGTQAALEHHTLFVEPQGLYCGAGHPAFTETKPTRDSLADADQVLHPYRFIAADEPLQTSRSSARCEQVDGSLAFILSGAHIGYLPKHVAQPWIERGQLRELLPDELGFDVAFSLTRHRGRHPGDAEQAFVSDLLAAFGQHAAD